AACGTCGTTGATACCGATTCGCATCACTCTGGACGGGTATTCCTCGCTCAGGATTTCGCAGACCGCGCCTCCCAAGCCCCCGATGATAGTATGTTCCTCAAGGGTGACTACGAGACGGGTGCGTTTCGCGACGGAAACAATCAGTTCTTTATTGATAGGCTTGATGGATGTCACATCGACT
Above is a window of Brevinematales bacterium DNA encoding:
- a CDS encoding transketolase family protein encodes the protein VDVTSIKPINKELIVSVAKRTRLVVTLEEHTIIGGLGGAVCEILSEEYPSRVMRIGINDVFGESGTPSALFQHFGLTAEHIYRKLIKELR